The stretch of DNA aattaattgctaaaaaaaaattgttaaattaaaaaaatctttagtgaaaaattttaccaaattgtaggtataatcttatttaatgaaaatgttttttttctttgaacatcaattaaatgaaatcaaaatcTTATCTAATACTATTGTTTTTTACTTAcatatttattagttttttctgAGGAATTGGATCTTAggtctttgaattttatttattttttgcataacgtcctatatttatttaatccacTTAGATATACATAATAACGTCCTTTAACTTACCAcaaattaggtttttttttataaatctttttttttagcaggaagtttttttttctgaaaggAAAAACCTCCCTCTCCCTCTCCAGTTGATTTGCCCccaaaaaaagtcttttttttcaacttttcatcTTTATTGTATACATTTTATCACTACAGAACTGTTTTGCTTTCTTTCTCCCAATGAATCTTCATCTCTCAGTATTAATTAATAAGAGTTTATTACCACCTGATTAATTAAACTGGTATTATATAAGATATAGAGAGTGGAAATAGTACGTGGAATTAAATGGtgtttctacattttttttctttctttctttcctttaaaTTCATATGATTCTCATTTACCAGATAAAatctatttgaatttttctttcattaatttttttttctcattgaagagggaaaagtaaaaaaaaaaagaaatctttatgtAACTTACCAAGTAAATATGCAATTTATTCATCCTTTATATACAATGAAACCTACTGATATATAAATGCTGAgaataaataatgaagaaaagatcctttttttatctcatCTGTCGATGTTTTGCAAAtctatttctctctctctctctctctctctctctctcttttctttgtaataattctgatttttccattcttttatGATccgattgtttttttttcttttttgctcaAGAAGAGCTGCAAAAATGTGATGGATTTTGTTCTACAAAAATGACTTCTTCTATTAATATCTGACTATATGCATCAAAATGTTTTGCTGGTGTATATTTTAATCactattttctatattttgtttaatgCAACTTTCACATGATGTTTTGTCCTTTAAATATCGTGTAAGATTAACATTTTGTTCTCGGACtacattttctctctatatatacttttttttactataagATTATAtgaaaaaggtttttctttcttaatgtttttttttaatatattacgTCTTTTTTGGATGCTTTTCCCATGGAAAATCACGTCACAAAACAGCACGATTTCATTATACAAATTCTTTCTGGAAGCCAATAATGCCGCACAATTACCTCCTTGGTTAATTATGTAGGTACCCTTCTTCTTCTGATTGATATTTAATTTCccattagctgtgattttgtTTGCTTAAAcagattttgttttttaaataaaaatgtcctgtagaatattttttcttcttccacttTTGTGCAGGAGGAAGCATCGATTTGctcaaagatttattttttttaattgaattataatttattgcacAGATAAATTGACGCAACATCTTGCACAATCCCACCACCCCCTGCACACAGAGAATTTTAACAAACGcgatttacttttttatattgCTTTTATCACAATTTCCATCGTCCCTCCCCCCACTGTCATTTTCCACGGTTTCGTGATGAAATTAAACAATGTGCAAATTTGATAAACTAAATGTGAGTGATATGTTGTTTATATAATAAGTTTTAATTAgcctcaatttaaatttagtttaaatacaaaacattcttttttgtcagagaagattttgaagaaaaaatttaaaacttgtCAGCTTTTAGAGAAGCTGCGCAATCACGGGCTCCAGGAGAACCATATGTTCCGCGCCACGAATAGGCAATCTATTGAGGCAGAAATGTCTAATCATCTCGGGGATTGAGTCAAAGGGACGACTAAATTGTCCCAGGATGTATTGTCCTGCGTCATTCTTCTGAATTCGCATATGCATGAACCCTTTGGCGCTTCTGCAAAggcaaaattattattttagtttagttttttttttagtttaagtTTATagttatattaaaaaaaaaacttacttgaGCGACAAGGAATAATCCTGCCTTGTTGATTCACTGTTGCGCACAAGAAAACTTCCCTCATTGAGTGGTCTCAGTGTGCATTCAGCTTCCACGCGACTTATGGCTCCGTGGTACCATCCTTGCCTCTCAAGCGGCACCGTTGCATCAATGAGATCCACACTGGACGAAAAGGGGCCGCCCAAGTTGAGATTCAGCAAACCCTTTCCGCTTGATTTGAGCTCCAAACTCCCACCGAGGGATTTTTTGGATGCCGATGATTTTGTCTCAATTAGATTGAGTGTGAGATTCTGACGAAACATCCCTGTACCTACAATATTTAATTGATGATGACACAAATGTGGAGGGAGGAGAGAGAAGAGAAGGAGTTAGAACATGTGGAATTGTATTTACATCAAAACGCACACAGATGCTCCCAATAACAATGGATTAACCATCACACACCCCATCATGCCCATATTGCAATTGTGAATATCCCCATAAATTGCGTGCTAAAAGGGACACCACCATAAAAATTAAGGGGGAATGTGTTCAATAAACATTCCCAACCCCCTTAAGGCTAAGGCGGTTCAGCAATCCGTCCCAAATAGGGGAGAGAGGAGTCTGTGTTGGATTCCAAAAACTAACGGGCATTGAATTAAGCTGCGTGGTGGGTTGGGATGAAGAAAATCCACATCCCCTGTgcggaaaaatcaattacatCTCATTAATATTCTCAATAAGTGCCAGACAATGTGAAATTCCTCCCAATTTCGTACACATGGTGCCCACCCGAACACTCAACATGCACCGAGGGTCACTTTCACGGACCAACCGCACACAACATGTCCTCTTGGACAACAAATACAGTGTGTGTGTCTACACGACgatttgcaaaattcatgGGCCCCTGCCTCTCAGCCAAGTGAACCATCCGCAACATGCATTAAAACCAAGAGAATTGCTCTCACGatgtgggtaaaaaaaaatgcatgcgTCCCTTGGACCGAGGACATGGTGTACAGAAGTGATCAAAGCTTGTACTACTTAATTATTCCTCTACACACAACAAGGGTTGTTCGCGTTCTAATCAGCCGAGGGGGTGGCATTTCTATTGGCAATCAatgatggaattttaattctatttaaagaaaaagaaattccagtTAAACTTACCAAGAATTGGTTTATCCTCACGCACGGAATGACTTGAAGATGCTTGGGAAACACCACTGGATTCCGTACTTGTCTGAATTACTCCACTCACACCACAAGCCGGCTGGGCGGTCAATCGCATACGTCGCCGGAGTTTCGGCATATCAAAGGGGAGATCTCCTAAATCCACTGATGTTGCACTTCCGGACGTACAGGCGTcctatgcaaaaaaaaaaaaacaaagattcaTCACAGAGAActtatgtattaaaattgaaaggaaagtcaatcatacGCACCGGTTGGGCAATAATTCGACGACGACGTAGCTTTGGCATATCAAATGGAAGATCATTCAAGTCCTGTGGCAGACCACTCGCTGGTACAATGCTATTGTCCATCTTTTCTGCCGttggattgaatttatttgttgtaaGTGGTTGGAAGGCGCTTATTCTTGATTTGGCACCATCACGAGAATGCAGAGAGATTCCACTGTCGGATCCTTGAATTTCATCACCTGCAATcacaataaagaaaacaattctcacaaaagaaaaaaaagagtttaaaagACGCCAAATTTTACCTGCAATGAGGAGAAGAGTCTTATTCTGTGGTAGacgtttctttatttttgccGCTGCATTATCCGTGGTGAAGTCTTCATTCTGATTCTGCTTCGTACCATCATCCGGAGATGCTTTTTGACTGTTGTTGTTCCTATTGTTGATATCACTTGTCTCACTTCCGGGCTCTTGACTAGATTTATCCGAAATTGGGCTCAAAATGTGAAGCTTGGAGTGAATGACAATTGGTACCCGGAGGGGATTTGTCATGCCGGGCACTGAATCCGAACTGTGGGAACTGAGTGATGTTGAATGGCGTGACTCAGAGCTCGATGTACTGCGATTTCCCTCACTTGTGCTCGATCGAATGGACTCCATACTACCACCACTGCTGGATGTTGCCATACTTTCGGTTGATGAGAAATTCCCACCACGTCTCTGCCTCTGACCACTACCATGGTGACTTCGTTTCAGCTCAAGAACCCTCCCGGATTCCAGAACAACTGAACGTGGCCGATCAATATTCCTCGGACTATTGTACGATCCCGTATCTCCAATACTTCCCTCACTGCTTGCGGGGGCATCGTGTGGACGAAGGGATTGCAGTGGAAGTCGCAAATCCTTTAGTCGTGCATTCTTCAGGGGATTCGTAGCTGGTAAATTGGGTGCACTCTTGATACTATTCATGTGGAAGCGTTCGTGTTTTCCGGGAAATTTCACGGGAAGTGGTGCTGTGGATGGTGGTGAGGGGGTGTACCCCCTCAGGGGAAGTTGTGCAGCTGATCCACCTTCATTTGCATTTGCCACATTATCCAGGGAATTGTCCATAAGATGGAGATTCTCCATTTCTTGTGACACAGTTGAGGCACTACCTCCTCTATCTGGAGTACTCTGTGTTTTACCCCCGCGCGATGATCGTGAGGATTTTCGTGATGCACGCTCCTTTCCCTCTTTCGGCAGGGATTTTGGCGTATCAACAGTGTGTGGTGTTGAAGCAAGAACTGAATGATTGGTGAGACGATCAAAATCATCATCCAAATCATCATCAGATCGTGTAATCTTCGAATCAAATGCTGTCTCATAGATTTTTCGTGTTTTCCCACTTCCTCCGGATTCAGTTGCCTTCTCCGCTGCCGCTACTTTCTCTTCCGGAGCCGCAAGACTGCAGTCTGCACATTCCTGCTCCCCAGCTTGGTGCACGTAGAAGATACTACGTGGTCGGAAGAGCTCATCGGTGTCATCGACAACACTAGGAGCTGCTGTACAAGCACACATGGCTGGCCCAAGAAGGCGATGGGGTGGCATCGAGCCGTCCGCTATGGCAACAACGTTGCAAGTCTCACGGACTAGTGCCAATGCTTGTGCGTGCCACTCGCGTCTCTTCTGGCACTCGGTGCAATCTGAATCATCCGATGTTGTTGTCGATGGGGATTCACATCGGATGATCCTAACGCCGTCTTCAGTGATGGAATACCGTCGTCTCTGTGGCTCGATATCCTCACGCTCTGAACACGGTACGTCGAGGCTGCTGCTCTTCTTGTAGTACTTATGTGGCTGTGTTGCACTTCGTTCACCACCGCACAAACCACTACTTCGCGAATCAACAGTCTTCGATCTCAAGGGTCTCTGCTGCTGCCTACCTTTGTGCGCTGCACCTTCCTCCTGACCAACGTCACGATTCTTCAGCAAGTCCGAATAGTAGTACGGCGAGGGATTTCTCTTGGATATCTCCGGAGGTCCAGTGAGTCTCTTTGGGCTCTTCTGTGACTGCAGTGGACGTACCAAATCTTCCGAAATACTATCTGGGGAATTTAGATCCGGGACACGATCTTGCTGTTCTTCCTGGATTTCTTCTTCGTCGTCTGCAGATGTTTTTGGACCAGCGGAATctgtaaagagaaaatttaatttctcatcaTCATGGAATTGAATTTTGACATCAATTTTTACTGGTACTccaaaaaatccccaaattaatctctccaaagaaaaaaaaatccttgaactCTATGAGCTGTTTCCTTTTAGCAGTTTAGCAGTGAAAGTTTACAAGTTATACACGATTTTAGAGAGATAAGGAGGATCAATCATCTTGACTTCTCAGCAAGGAGCATTTTGGAGAAggattttcacacacacagggATGTGGTGCGGGGGCGACAATGTGAAGCGTAAATGATGGCAATTTTTTCCACCCTTCGCGCAGCATGATTAAAAGCCACCAAACGACTGGTcattatttcaataataaaatccCCGGCACACCCCCACACTCCGCATGATGGATGACA from Lutzomyia longipalpis isolate SR_M1_2022 chromosome 1, ASM2433408v1 encodes:
- the LOC129797033 gene encoding uncharacterized protein LOC129797033 isoform X2, which codes for MERMWRKVNQGLSGRGACGKQTHHQSTETVSSAGFGEAQNVVAVAGRAPLSTEAAREPLPASSDKRKRRRRKSRPRRGGRSSERNAPPTAPPLPPPPPGADASLKQRAVAKLKMFNFHLNWDLHMTQCKPCGPRSAGNILTRRLCRNRRRDDNELYRSNSFKFERFDRKESQEVGGSETLPKQISICDDYSLPVDFVKKRPSSFDPCLVDLVPNNWTTPSPLSEHVTFVDPANPTATVTPQPPPQPHVKVVEGYSDPKDSKRQLRTGKREHSSKRPTSLGSFKPYNRFDSDSDSAGPKTSADDEEEIQEEQQDRVPDLNSPDSISEDLVRPLQSQKSPKRLTGPPEISKRNPSPYYYSDLLKNRDVGQEEGAAHKGRQQQRPLRSKTVDSRSSGLCGGERSATQPHKYYKKSSSLDVPCSEREDIEPQRRRYSITEDGVRIIRCESPSTTTSDDSDCTECQKRREWHAQALALVRETCNVVAIADGSMPPHRLLGPAMCACTAAPSVVDDTDELFRPRSIFYVHQAGEQECADCSLAAPEEKVAAAEKATESGGSGKTRKIYETAFDSKITRSDDDLDDDFDRLTNHSVLASTPHTVDTPKSLPKEGKERASRKSSRSSRGGKTQSTPDRGGSASTVSQEMENLHLMDNSLDNVANANEGGSAAQLPLRGYTPSPPSTAPLPVKFPGKHERFHMNSIKSAPNLPATNPLKNARLKDLRLPLQSLRPHDAPASSEGSIGDTGSYNSPRNIDRPRSVVLESGRVLELKRSHHGSGQRQRRGGNFSSTESMATSSSGGSMESIRSSTSEGNRSTSSSESRHSTSLSSHSSDSVPGMTNPLRVPIVIHSKLHILSPISDKSSQEPGSETSDINNRNNNSQKASPDDGTKQNQNEDFTTDNAAAKIKKRLPQNKTLLLIAGDEIQGSDSGISLHSRDGAKSRISAFQPLTTNKFNPTAEKMDNSIVPASGLPQDLNDLPFDMPKLRRRRIIAQPDACTSGSATSVDLGDLPFDMPKLRRRMRLTAQPACGVSGVIQTSTESSGVSQASSSHSVREDKPILGDVDFLHPNPPRSLIQCPLVFGIQHRLLSPLFGTDC
- the LOC129797033 gene encoding uncharacterized protein LOC129797033 isoform X1: MERMWRKVNQGLSGRGACGKQTHHQSTETVSSAGFGEAQNVVAVAGRAPLSTEAAREPLPASSDKRKRRRRKSRPRRGGRSSERNAPPTAPPLPPPPPGADASLKQRAVAKLKMFNFHLNWDLHMTQCKPCGPRSAGNILTRRLCRNRRRDDNELYRSNSFKFERFDRKESQEVGGSETLPKQISICDDYSLPVDFVKKRPSSFDPCLVDLVPNNWTTPSPLSEHVTFVDPANPTATVTPQPPPQPHVKVVEGYSDPKDSKRQLRTGKREHSSKRPTSLGSFKPYNRFDSDSDSAGPKTSADDEEEIQEEQQDRVPDLNSPDSISEDLVRPLQSQKSPKRLTGPPEISKRNPSPYYYSDLLKNRDVGQEEGAAHKGRQQQRPLRSKTVDSRSSGLCGGERSATQPHKYYKKSSSLDVPCSEREDIEPQRRRYSITEDGVRIIRCESPSTTTSDDSDCTECQKRREWHAQALALVRETCNVVAIADGSMPPHRLLGPAMCACTAAPSVVDDTDELFRPRSIFYVHQAGEQECADCSLAAPEEKVAAAEKATESGGSGKTRKIYETAFDSKITRSDDDLDDDFDRLTNHSVLASTPHTVDTPKSLPKEGKERASRKSSRSSRGGKTQSTPDRGGSASTVSQEMENLHLMDNSLDNVANANEGGSAAQLPLRGYTPSPPSTAPLPVKFPGKHERFHMNSIKSAPNLPATNPLKNARLKDLRLPLQSLRPHDAPASSEGSIGDTGSYNSPRNIDRPRSVVLESGRVLELKRSHHGSGQRQRRGGNFSSTESMATSSSGGSMESIRSSTSEGNRSTSSSESRHSTSLSSHSSDSVPGMTNPLRVPIVIHSKLHILSPISDKSSQEPGSETSDINNRNNNSQKASPDDGTKQNQNEDFTTDNAAAKIKKRLPQNKTLLLIAGDEIQGSDSGISLHSRDGAKSRISAFQPLTTNKFNPTAEKMDNSIVPASGLPQDLNDLPFDMPKLRRRRIIAQPDACTSGSATSVDLGDLPFDMPKLRRRMRLTAQPACGVSGVIQTSTESSGVSQASSSHSVREDKPILGTGMFRQNLTLNLIETKSSASKKSLGGSLELKSSGKGLLNLNLGGPFSSSVDLIDATVPLERQGWYHGAISRVEAECTLRPLNEGSFLVRNSESTRQDYSLSLKSAKGFMHMRIQKNDAGQYILGQFSRPFDSIPEMIRHFCLNRLPIRGAEHMVLLEPVIAQLL